One window of Candidatus Neptunochlamydia vexilliferae genomic DNA carries:
- a CDS encoding type III secretion T3S chaperone: MKEKYPLEQLVRIKQRRLEEAERVLKEKKETLKKEEDKQKTLEEERDKTLRHKQDKLSQLRETLDKGTTSDKIETMRDYIKVVDEELAQKEKKVEEQIKKVEEAKEAVEVARKDMVKKQQDVEKLKMHRKEWDKEMRAQEIHQEGIETDELGTAMHTSKKRKK, translated from the coding sequence ATGAAAGAAAAATACCCCTTAGAGCAACTCGTTCGGATTAAGCAGCGGAGGCTGGAAGAGGCTGAGCGCGTTTTAAAGGAAAAAAAGGAGACTCTTAAAAAGGAAGAGGACAAGCAAAAAACGCTCGAGGAAGAACGGGACAAAACGCTCCGTCACAAACAGGATAAACTCAGTCAGCTGCGGGAAACGCTCGACAAAGGAACCACTTCCGATAAAATCGAAACCATGCGAGACTACATTAAAGTCGTCGATGAAGAGCTTGCCCAAAAAGAGAAGAAGGTTGAGGAGCAGATCAAAAAAGTTGAAGAGGCCAAAGAGGCTGTAGAAGTTGCCCGAAAAGATATGGTCAAAAAGCAACAAGATGTTGAAAAACTCAAGATGCATCGCAAAGAGTGGGACAAAGAGATGCGAGCTCAAGAGATCCATCAAGAAGGGATCGAAACCGACGAGCTAGGAACCGCGATGCACACCTCAAAAAAGCGTAAAAAGTAG
- a CDS encoding AAA family ATPase — MEPIGREREKKILQKLLNSEEAELLAVYGRRRIGKTFLIKEFFSDKGLFFELTGILRGRTSEQLWNFAETVTSTFKLKTPLPTPKNWQKAFSTLLEQLEKVPESQKVILFFDELPWLATRRSNMLRTLEYNWNRHLSRRKNLIVVLCGSAASWMIKKVVQNRGGLHGRLTQKIHLKPFSLLETENYLKAKHIFFDRKQLIELYMLTGGVAKYLNHIEKGRSSMENIQSLCFSPNGFLTDEFQPLFASLFDDSEKHLAIVKALAKSHKGLTLNALTKATSKTLGGHFTAALNDLESSGFIQSIPFFGRKKRDSLYRLLDEYSLFYLTWVDRKEQILNFHRSPKFLSWAGYAFENICIKHSRQIIEALKLPLIAKSLSYWDKQPGELPGAQIDLVIERTDRCINLLEMKFCEDEFTITKEYGRLLNQRRSTFSQILKSKRTIFNTLVTPFGAAKSPPYLSAVDQELTLDALFSY; from the coding sequence ATGGAACCCATTGGAAGAGAAAGAGAAAAGAAAATTTTGCAAAAGCTCCTCAACTCCGAAGAGGCTGAACTTCTAGCAGTCTACGGAAGGAGGCGGATCGGCAAAACCTTCTTAATTAAAGAGTTCTTTAGCGATAAAGGGCTCTTCTTTGAGCTTACAGGAATTTTGAGAGGGCGAACGTCTGAGCAGCTCTGGAATTTTGCAGAAACAGTCACATCGACCTTTAAGTTAAAAACACCTCTTCCAACCCCAAAAAATTGGCAAAAGGCATTTTCTACTTTATTAGAGCAGCTCGAAAAGGTTCCAGAAAGCCAAAAAGTGATCCTTTTTTTTGACGAGCTCCCTTGGCTTGCAACGCGCCGCTCCAACATGCTACGCACCTTGGAGTATAATTGGAATCGCCATCTCTCCCGAAGAAAAAACCTGATCGTGGTCTTATGTGGATCAGCAGCTTCCTGGATGATTAAAAAAGTGGTCCAAAATCGGGGAGGGCTTCATGGACGACTCACCCAAAAAATTCACCTAAAGCCTTTTTCCCTTCTTGAGACAGAAAACTACTTAAAGGCAAAACATATCTTCTTTGACAGAAAGCAGTTGATCGAGCTCTATATGTTAACAGGCGGGGTCGCAAAGTATCTTAACCATATTGAAAAGGGACGTTCCTCTATGGAAAACATCCAGTCCCTTTGTTTTTCTCCAAACGGTTTTTTAACGGATGAGTTTCAGCCCCTTTTCGCCTCTCTTTTTGATGACTCCGAAAAGCATCTAGCGATTGTGAAAGCCCTTGCAAAGTCTCATAAAGGACTTACCCTAAATGCTCTTACAAAAGCAACCTCAAAAACTCTTGGCGGACATTTTACAGCTGCTTTAAATGACCTAGAGTCTTCGGGATTTATTCAGAGCATCCCTTTTTTCGGGAGAAAAAAGCGAGATAGCCTTTACCGACTCCTGGATGAGTACTCCCTTTTTTACCTGACCTGGGTAGACAGAAAAGAGCAAATACTGAACTTCCATCGCTCCCCCAAATTTTTGAGCTGGGCGGGGTATGCTTTTGAAAATATTTGTATCAAACATTCGAGACAGATCATCGAAGCGCTCAAGCTCCCCCTTATCGCAAAAAGTCTTTCCTATTGGGATAAGCAGCCTGGAGAACTTCCGGGTGCTCAAATTGATCTTGTGATCGAAAGAACCGATCGGTGTATCAACCTCCTGGAGATGAAGTTTTGCGAAGATGAATTTACCATCACAAAAGAGTATGGCCGTCTCCTTAACCAAAGAAGGTCAACCTTCTCTCAAATCTTAAAATCGAAAAGGACAATTTTTAATACCCTTGTTACTCCCTTTGGAGCTGCCAAAAGCCCTCCCTACCTCTCTGCTGTGGATCAAGAGCTCACCCTCGACGCCCTTTTTTC